The following are encoded together in the Fodinibius salinus genome:
- a CDS encoding sodium:solute symporter family transporter yields MVLATIDWVIIAAYLLFSLIIGLWVARQAGQNSTQFFAAGKNMPWWLLGISMVATTFSTDTPNLVANIVRTDGVSGNWVWWAFLLTGMLTVFVYANLWKRSGVLTDVEFYELRYSGKMAAFLRGFRSIYLGLVFNVIVMATVSLAAIKISGVLMGLSPVETVVIGGIVTVIYSTLGGLRGVLLTDFFQFFLAIGGSLIAAYVALNHPQVGGLEGLLTHENVVGQLNILPDFSDPAQALGIFIIPLAVQWWSVYYPGSEPGGGGYIAQRMFAAKDEENSIAAVFFFNAAHYALRPWPWIIVGLCSLIVFPDIASLKEAFPNASGVADHDMGYPAMLTFIPTGWLGLVVASLTAAYMSTISTHLNWGSSYLVNDFYKRFISPDSSEKELVMVGRISTVVLMIIAGIFALLLQNALESFQIILQIGAGTGLLFILRWFWWRINAGSEIAAMVISFAVAMYFQFGHVHTGLPALTGWQELVVGVVVTTIGWVAVTFMTRPTDKETLIHFCEVARPGGPGWQKVIKDAESENRDLEPLKDEAWRVPQGILCMVLGCIAIYGTLFATGYWIYGRWILASLITAVVVGASGFLYKAWRKLIEIQPEEELY; encoded by the coding sequence ATTGTGCTTGCTACTATTGACTGGGTAATTATTGCGGCCTATTTATTATTCTCGCTTATTATCGGGCTGTGGGTTGCCCGGCAGGCTGGCCAAAATTCAACACAATTTTTTGCAGCGGGCAAAAATATGCCATGGTGGTTGCTGGGTATTTCGATGGTAGCTACGACTTTTTCTACGGATACGCCCAACCTGGTAGCTAATATTGTACGTACCGATGGCGTATCGGGTAACTGGGTGTGGTGGGCTTTTTTACTCACAGGCATGCTCACTGTTTTTGTTTATGCTAATCTATGGAAGCGTTCGGGAGTGTTGACGGATGTGGAATTCTATGAACTGCGATACAGCGGCAAGATGGCGGCCTTTTTACGTGGGTTCAGATCAATCTATCTGGGCTTAGTTTTTAATGTAATTGTGATGGCAACAGTATCGCTGGCAGCCATTAAAATAAGCGGGGTACTAATGGGATTGTCACCTGTGGAAACTGTGGTCATTGGCGGGATCGTAACGGTCATCTACAGTACACTTGGGGGCTTGAGAGGGGTATTGCTTACTGATTTTTTCCAGTTTTTCTTGGCTATAGGTGGTAGCCTGATTGCCGCTTATGTGGCACTTAACCATCCTCAAGTAGGAGGGTTGGAAGGGCTGCTCACTCACGAAAATGTAGTGGGACAACTAAATATTCTACCCGATTTTTCTGATCCTGCACAAGCTTTGGGCATTTTTATTATTCCTTTGGCGGTACAATGGTGGAGCGTCTATTATCCCGGCTCGGAGCCGGGCGGTGGTGGGTACATTGCTCAGCGAATGTTTGCGGCCAAGGATGAAGAGAATTCTATTGCTGCAGTATTCTTTTTTAATGCAGCCCATTATGCTTTGCGCCCTTGGCCATGGATTATTGTGGGATTGTGCTCGCTTATTGTTTTTCCTGATATTGCCTCACTCAAAGAAGCATTCCCTAATGCATCGGGCGTAGCTGATCATGACATGGGGTATCCGGCTATGCTTACGTTTATACCTACGGGATGGTTGGGATTGGTGGTGGCATCACTTACAGCGGCATATATGTCCACTATTTCTACGCATCTTAACTGGGGGTCTTCATATTTGGTTAATGACTTTTACAAGCGATTCATTAGTCCCGATAGCTCGGAGAAAGAGCTGGTGATGGTGGGACGAATATCCACAGTTGTGCTGATGATTATTGCTGGAATATTTGCGCTTTTGCTACAAAATGCGCTCGAGAGTTTTCAGATTATCCTGCAGATTGGCGCGGGTACGGGGTTGCTGTTTATCCTTCGCTGGTTTTGGTGGCGTATCAATGCGGGAAGTGAAATTGCGGCTATGGTTATTTCTTTTGCAGTGGCTATGTATTTTCAGTTTGGGCATGTTCATACGGGTTTGCCTGCACTTACTGGTTGGCAGGAGCTGGTGGTTGGGGTTGTCGTTACCACTATTGGATGGGTAGCGGTTACTTTTATGACGCGTCCGACTGATAAGGAGACATTGATACATTTTTGTGAGGTGGCACGTCCCGGCGGACCGGGCTGGCAGAAGGTGATTAAAGATGCAGAATCTGAGAACAGAGATTTAGAACCGCTCAAAGATGAGGCTTGGCGGGTACCTCAGGGAATCCTATGTATGGTATTGGGATGTATTGCTATTTACGGTACCCTTTTTGCTACTGGCTATTGGATTTATGGTCGCTGGATATTAGCAAGTCTGATTACGGCAGTTGTAGTTGGTGCCAGTGGATTCTTATACAAAGCATGGCGAAAACTTATTGAGATACAGCCGGAAGAAGAATTATATTGA